The Plasmodium vinckei vinckei genome assembly, chromosome: PVVCY_14 genome window below encodes:
- a CDS encoding THO complex subunit 2, putative, whose product MDIADVLHNYRVRLFDEFEEKDIETNLNIIKQKYESKLIFILNQVKDKISLYKSCEKPCFCSLYQDGYSCPCDKPTSTYQQNEINEETINQNNIDDEKQTQVDNKNETSDKKRKRNNNYNQSYDQNDGETNLTENNKDEQTQNPLKKQNINPDKIKDIPNTDDNDQNEHAKINILNAFIKVDEDIKFLDSKDLFFNIPIKNNCILKDIFTSMTNEIKNKSYQNVYKCAYLECYKRNQIKIQKQGFCCNLQTNFKNIINFYFTSFIEQFSLFYFDFFLCIVKGVITIESGINYISNDLATLHHEHSMKLNLSLFKITPDTNEVSDELDEKCNTNVDDTYLILPFKVVLLNSFQYIFEIAHHLREKQNDLYANYKDIIYQCIVMLEQNKIISYKDTTTYIECKNFDKINIFPKELNKLVTKLKTKNMYSISIYNLIRENVNGYSKIIFILEQFFANNLDFNRDRSKKNTRLTSKFYLKYMLKRKAKKKKNDQTNNKNEQDVSCQTDLSDDFLASSDLDNISDSSLLAVSNNGTKKSKQKIDKKKRGESGHDKETSHESATQNSQFEKKNKKINCSSLKRKWKRHLNCYYCNDIIKLKKAIFKIAGLHNLCPRRIISILLFYYEQNVNSKKQLLPLFYLYSKESITDVIILELKIKNNYIQENNIEQLDKLKVIYNKNGVEENENKYYYPEFLLNTNKFFSYNYFKMCSILILNDLLNFNIFYNNLLPNDILLKHIFYELYRKFYDDYDNMFSDKVISLFYYYIPYDINKMYDIFETLKTGSVDKKNKNSDKSKSTNLDNKTSNGAQKNNNPDLSKTNNESLYNHSKSLNKLLEKIEDPLSIHDIVVNYALNMNNSDLKKKYQNVLESKNKDAINYYLYDSLTNNTQSNGDTFIKMYIEREIKIREESINSKYLLYNNAHNYLFLEEDHYFLVLSRLFFMINQKFLFLSTLIDLNAWTFVTTLLNHMTTLNSNPFMNYFVTRSFAHLLNYLLIPLKNNLDSIKTKKTIKNNSCFFCKLNINSLDLVGYNSIKTIRQNKKYLQNLFKNEKTIKIKKIKVKQLIKLYTSNYKLFAIQNEEKNNINTNITIDNDRISISVKKKKKINLKNTHFPLQKFFILSTEPSKQLPDIHDKSNDSETKQDTLPILLNPDLKTKEVIRNKQEYLREIQTMDEFFNTFLPLLKYLGYFTYIYNDLQQSVLKILLKYVEVMIKKDNNNESQAEQIDRLHPNFYSYLNFFFLSLNNNCEEINENLINIQLWDILKLIPVSTRYKIYFNFYNLIDKQKKDIIRYKNQIVIPDELSSENCENEENNENKTDDIILEHDNSEGPHFITLSTNSIYFFSLFNFELIKTKIRKIIKRATADILKDRQNTKVKNMLSEFNFIINRNPFVGAEVILQQCELFDNNMIITLTESIKHIHLFSSDIFLYKIIEKQQLLNVNTFNLNKQNNMNSSEFFVDNVFRPKKLINLSLVSAIFMSKHPSVEFYPLLISTLKRIFSEMHTSDELFLRRLPSSTKMGHPNYDEQTDEDDKIIVLKAHNKKYPDLMSGYIFDLEYIQKLIEIYGGTSAYVEVHALNDDQLDAQGGFRHLKKEVMVIENDLDMNINNTEYEYIEKNQIENDKLKSECISYASKVLLNPNIIYLIFFILSKLKHEYLYDSNTYNLKNLSSIVDQTHAILLQYIDFLQSNSTPKLYISLIPNIITIFQFFDISQAFQIVRFSFPFFDQNSSHNDSHNDSHNINHNDSHNINHNDSHNDNHNDTHNELDVESEHEYDSEAEQETDAWTNVMMPIVEKYITIENLNGINIKFYLIYWRLHISDIYVPHKQYQKVVDNFDMLINNLEKYFIDNKKNEDINWIHKKIEKLNVRKSKIKNEYENHIIHTKKIKKKLSHIIEHWVDPEEIDFNTFTSFVKCLIAPRILNSEKDSLFCSKFIQVLIEFSTPLFNLCTLVQVLTKMLIPLINTCTEKESLNVGIFFNDLFSYLYILCDDVKYFNNISNNNPCFSNTLNFESKDTIDHSSIIQKVYKWENYIIALLFENNNNDEKTWINYKSIVVFLFRLVNSFPYSSQIKDSIITHLQNLQDISKAQGWKDILISITSLKQIMEKNKKQPGMEKKEEHETKPQETKAKPPKTNETPQKSDSNATMTPFNTSRPPHTNPNPHFIPVAKNIYNPNMHPVMPNAPNLPPKPFMKENFNKIPPPQDPNKYMLKRRYRYF is encoded by the exons ATGGATATTGCTGATGTACTCCACAATTATAGAGTACGGCTTTTCGATGAGTTCGAAGAGAAAGATATTGAAACAAATCTAAATATAatcaaacaaaaatatgaaagtaaattaatatttattttaaatcaaGTAAAGGATAAAATATCTTTGTATAAAAGCTGTGAAAAACCTTGTTTTTGTTCCTTATATCAAGATGGCTATTCTTGTCCCTGTGATAAACCTACTTCAACATATcaacaaaatgaaataaatgaagaaacaataaatcaaaacaatatagatgatgaaaaacaaacacaagttgataataaaaatgaaacctcagataaaaaaagaaaaagaaataataattataatcaAAGTTACGACCAAAATGATGGAGAAACCAACTTAACAGAAAATAACAAAGATGAACAAACTCAAAAcccattaaaaaaacaaaatataaatccagacaaaataaaagatatacCCAACACAGATGATAATGATCAAAATGAACATGCcaaaataaacattttaaatgcatttataaaagttgatgaagatataaaatttttagattcaaaagatttattttttaatatacctataaaaaataattgcattttaaaagatatatttacaaGTATGacaaatgaaattaaaaataaaagttatcaaaatgtttataaatGTGCATATTTAGAATGCTACAAAAGAaatcaaattaaaattcaaaaaCAAGGTTTCTGTTGTAACTtacaaacaaattttaaaaatattattaatttttatttcaccAGTTTTATAGAACAGTtctcattattttattttgatttttttttatgtatagtAAAAGGTGTAATAACAATCGAATCAggaattaattatatttcaaatGATTTAGCAACTTTACATCATGAACATTCCATGAAACTTAATCTTTCACTTTTCAAAATAACACCCGATACTAATGAAGTATCTGATGAACTAGatgaaaaatgtaatacCAATGTAGATGACACTTATTTGATTCTTCCATTTAAAgttgttttattaaacaGTTTTCAATACATATTTGAAATTGCACATCATCTACgtgaaaaacaaaatgatctatatgcaaattataaagatattatatatcaatGTATTGTCATGttagaacaaaataaaattatatcatataaagATACTACTACTTATATAGAATGTAAAAATTtcgataaaataaatatattcccaaaggaattaaataaacttgttactaaattaaaaacaaaaaatatgtacagcatatctatatataacCTAATCAGAGAAAATGTTAATGGGTACtctaaaattatttttatattagaACAGTTTTTTGCAAACAATTTAGATTTCAATCGTGATcgatcaaaaaaaaatactagaCTTACTTCCAAATTCtacttaaaatatatgctaaaaaggaaagcaaaaaaaaagaaaaatgaccaaacaaataacaaaaatgaacaaGATGTAAGTTGCCAAACAGATTTGTCTGACGATTTTTTAGCCTCTTCTGATTTGGACAACATCTCAGACTCATCATTGTTAGCAGTCTCGAATAATGGCACTAAAAAATCGAAGCAAAAAATAGACAAGAAAAAACGTGGCGAGTCGGGACATGACAAAGAAACATCCCATGAGTCTGCTACCCAAAACTCccaatttgaaaaaaaaaataaaaaaataaactgcTCATCACTGAAAAGAAAATGGAAAAGACATCTAAATTGCTACTATTgtaatgatataataaaattgaagaaagccatttttaaaattgcaGGATTACATAATTTGTGTCCTCGTAGAATAATATCAATActcttattttattatgaacaaaatgtaaataGCAAAAAACAACTTCttccattattttatttatattcaaaagAAAGTATAACAGATGTAATAATACTTGAactgaaaataaaaaataattatattcaagaaaataatatagaacaattagataaattaaaagttatatacaataaaaatggggttgaagaaaatgaaaataaatattattatccagaatttttattaaatactaataaattttttagttacaattattttaaaatgtgttctattttaattttaaatgatctattaaattttaatatcttttataataatttactaCCTAATGATATCTTATTaaaacacattttttatgaactgtacagaaaattttatgacGATTATGATAACATGTTTTCAGATAAAGttatttcacttttttattattatatcccatatgatattaataaaatgtatgatatttttgaaaCCCTTAAAACGGGTTctgttgataaaaaaaataaaaattccgATAAATCAAAGTCAACTAATTtagataataaaacatcAAATGGtgcacaaaaaaataataacccAGATTTAtctaaaacaaataatgaaaGTCTTTACAATCATTCTAAaagtttaaataaattattagaaaAGATTGAAGATCCTCTTTCTATACATGATATTGTAGTTAATTATGCtttaaatatgaacaattcagatttaaaaaaaaaatatcaaaatgttttagagtcaaaaaataaagatgctataaattattatttatatgattcCTTAACTAATAATACACAAAGTAATGGAGacacatttataaaaatgtatatagaaagagaaattaaaataagaGAAGAATCTataaattcaaaatatttattatataataatgcacataattatttattcttaGAAGAagatcattattttcttgtTTTAAGTCGTTTATTCTTTATGATTAATCAAAaatttctatttttatcaacatTAATAGATTTAAATGCTTGGACATTTGTTACAACTCTACTTAATCATATGACTACCCTTAATTCAAATCCAtttatgaattattttgttactAGATCATTTGCTCATCTTCTTAATTATCTTTTAATTcctttgaaaaataatctAGATAGTatcaaaacaaaaaaaacaataaaaaataattcttgTTTCTTTTGCAAATTAAACATAAATTCGTTGGATCTTGTCGGATACAATTCTATTAAGACTATcagacaaaataaaaagtatcTTCAAaacttatttaaaaatgaaaagacaataaaaataaaaaaaataaaagtaaaacaactaatcaaattatatacatcgAATTATAAGTTATTTGCTatacaaaatgaagaaaaaaataacataaataCAAACATAACTATAGACAATGATCGTATATCCATTtcagtaaaaaaaaaaaaaaaaattaatttaaaaaacacTCATTTTCCATTACAAAAGTTTTTTATCCTATCAACAGAACCATCAAAACAGTTACCAGACATTCATGATAAATCAAATGATAGTGAAACAAAACAGGATACCCTTCCTATATTACTCAATCCcgatttaaaaacaaaagaagTAATAAGAAATAAGCAAGAATATTTAAGGGAAATCCAAACTATGGATGAATTTTTCAATACATTTTTACCACTCTTAAAATATCTAGGATATTTTAcctacatatataatgacCTACAACAAAGTGTTTTAAAAAtcttattaaaatatgtagaagtaatgataaaaaaagataataataatgaaagtCAAGCTGAACAAATAGATAGGTTACAtccaaatttttattcctatttaaactttttctttttatctttaaataataattgtgaagaaataaatgaaaatctAATCAATATACAACTATgggatatattaaaattaataccTGTCTCAACAcgatataaaatatatttcaatttttataatctaATTGATAAACAAAAGAAGGATATCATTAGATATAAAAACCAAATTGTTATACCAGATGAATTATCTAGTGAAAATTGTGAAAATgaggaaaataatgaaaacaaaacaGATGACATTATATTAGAACATGATAATAGTGAGGGCCCACATTTTATAACTCTCTCAACAAATTCAATCTATTTCTTCTccttatttaattttgaactaattaaaacaaaaataagaaaaataataaaaagagcTACAGcagatatattaaaagatagacaaaatacaaaagttaaaaatatgctatccgaatttaattttataattaatagaAATCCATTTGTTGGTGCTGAAGTTATTTTACAACAATGTGAACtatttgataataatatgattatAACTTTAACTGAATCTATTAaacatattcatttattttcaagtgatatttttttatataaaattatagaaaaacaacaattattaaatgttaatacttttaatttaaataaacaaaataatatgaacagttcagaattttttgttgataatgtttttagacctaaaaaattaataaatctaTCATTAGTTAGTGCAATATTTATGTCAAAACATCCATCTGTTGAATTTTATCCATTACTTATATCAACATTAAAAAGAATCTTTTCAGAAATGCATACATCAGATGAATTATTCTTAAGACGCCTTCCATCAAGTACCAAAATGGGACATCCTAATTATGATGAACAAACTGATGAAGAcgataaaataatagtattaaaggcacataataaaaaatacccAGATTTAATGAGTGGATATATATTCGATTTAGAGTATATTCAAAAACTTATCGAAATATATGGTGGAACTAGTGCCTATGTAGAAGTACATGCATTAAACGACGATCAATTAGATGCACAAGGTGGTTTTAGACACCTTAAAAAAGAAGTTATGGTTATTGAAAATGATTTAGATatgaatattaataatacagaatatgaatatattgaaaaaaatcaaattgaaaatgataaattaaaatcaGAATGTATTTCATATGCATCTAAAGTATTATTAAATcctaatattatttatttaattttttttatcttatcaaaattaaaacatgaatatttatatgatagtAATACGTATAATCTAAAAAATCTTTCATCAATAGTTGATCAAACACATGCTATCCTTCTACAATACATTGACTTTCTACAATCCAACTCAACTCCTAAACTTTATATTTCACTTATTCCAAATATTATCACtatatttcaatttttcGATATCTCTCAAGCCTTTCAAATTGTCCGATTTTCCTTCCCATTCTTCGATCAAAACAGCAGTCATAATGATAGCCATAACGACAGTCATAACATCAATCATAACGACAGCCATAACATCAATCATAACGACAGCCATAACGACAACCATAATGACACCCATAATGAACTAGATGTAGAAAGCGAGCATGAATATGATTCGGAAGCAGAACAAGAAACAGATGCATGGACAAATGTTATGATGCCAATCGTtgagaaatatataactataGAAAACTTAAACGGAatcaatattaaattttatttaatttattggAGATTACACATATCAGATATTTATGTTCCCCATAAACAATATCAAAAAGTAGTAGACAACTTTGATATgcttataaataatttagagaaatattttattgataataaaaagaatgaagatataaattggatacataaaaaaatagaaaaactAAATGTTagaaaatcaaaaataaaaaatgaatatgaaaatcatataattcatacaaaaaaaattaaaaaaaaattatcacaTATAATAGAACATTGGGTAGATCCAGAAGAAATTGattttaatacatttaCTTCTTTTGTTAAATGTTTAATTGCACCAAGAATATTAAATAGTGAAAAAGATTCCTTATTTTGTTCAAAATTTATACAAGTATTAATAGAATTTTCTACAcctctttttaatttatgtaCATTAGTTCAAGTCTTAACTAAAATGTTAATTCCTCTTATAAATACATGTACAGAAAAAGAATCACTAAATGttggaatattttttaacgaCCTATtctcatatttatatatattatgtgatgatgtcaaatattttaataacatATCTAATAATAATCCATGTTTTAGTAATActttaaattttgaatCGAAGGATACTATTGATCATTCATCAATTATTCAAAAAGTTTATAAATgggaaaattatattattgcattactttttgaaaataataacaatgatgaaaaaacttggattaattataaatcaatagttgtatttttatttagatTAGTTAATTCATTTCCATACTCATCACAAATTAAAGACTCTATAATAACTCATCTACAAAACTTACAAGATATTTCAAAAGCTCAAGGATGGaaagatatattaatttcaaTCACCAGtctaaaacaaataatggaaaaaaacaa AAAACAGCCTGGcatggaaaaaaaagaagaacaTGAAACAAAACCACAAGAAACCAAGGCCAAGCCACCAAAGACAAATG AAACGCCACAAAAATCAGATTCAAATGCAACTATGACTCCATTTAACACATCTCGTCCTCCTCACACAAATCCGAATCCTCATTTTATACCAGTGGCAAAGAATATTTACAATCCAA aCATGCATCCTGTAATGCCAAACGCCCCCAATCTACCTCCAAAGCCATTTatgaaagaaaattttaataaaatccCTCCACCTCAAGACCCAAATAAATACATGTTAAAAAGAAGATATcgttatttttaa
- a CDS encoding apicoplast dimethyladenosine synthase, putative, translated as MNKFLAKLIFALTCFVTTKIYFVKSVKHENRYKRHHYFYYIGTHVKKNDIKKKEKINTPISNKINIINNKTNIYFIKKNPFLLLNKPNEQSEFIYENSEQSGKNDIINNKFLSRDFEGIQVFPTKQKNEDDEQNLKTSLPSREFKPKRSLGQNYLRDQNIIKKMVQAIELEASQFVLMKEKKKKILLKSKKDKIKNETDENDKLKINENNCNSKNMESLKNYGKGIIELGCGLGQLSKYLFKKYKNMTAIEIDSRALEIISRTMPGFDFIHDDVLQINYKELSINKNTKLSVIGNLPFYITSQILFCLLDFYKYIEQAVVTIQYEVGQRIVAKPNDKNYSILSILFSLYTHPYLLFKIPSTAFYPVPKVEAAVMKIIFKEHNINCNLLFLKQVLKYAFQQRRKKLKSSLKRLLDMYNIQNVPPEFADLRPQQLYPEQFVELTNILFPLQDYPFDPNIQTKVWRKEKHGE; from the coding sequence atgAATAAATTTCTGGCGAAGTTAATATTTGCCCTTACCTGTTTTGTaacaacaaaaatatattttgtaaaatcaGTGAAACATGAAAATCGATATAAAAGACatcactatttttattacatagGAACtcatgttaaaaaaaatgacataaaaaaaaaagaaaaaattaatacacCTATATCCAACAAAATTAACATAATTAAtaacaaaacaaatatatattttataaaaaaaaatccatttttattattaaacaaGCCAAATGAACAATCagaatttatatatgaaaattctGAACAGTCAggtaaaaatgatataataaataataaatttcttAGTAGAGATTTTGAAGGAATACAAGTTTTTCCAacgaaacaaaaaaatgaagatgaTGAACAAAACCTTAAAACATCATTACCATCTCGAGAATTTAAACCAAAAAGAAGTTTAggacaaaattatttaagagatcaaaatattataaaaaaaatggtgcAGGCAATCGAGCTGGAAGCTAGCCAATTTGTTCttatgaaagaaaaaaaaaaaaaaattttattaaaatcaaaaaaagacaaaataaaaaatgaaacagatgaaaatgataaactaaaaataaatgaaaataattgtaattctaaaaatatggaaagtcttaaaaattatggaaAAGGAATAATTGAATTAGGATGTGGGTTAGGACAATTaagtaaatatttatttaaaaaatataaaaatatgacagCTATTGAAATAGATAGTCGTGCTTTAGAAATTATTAGTCGAACTATGCCAGGATTTGATTTTATACATGATGATGTTTtacaaattaattataaagaattatcaataaataaaaatactaaaTTATCAGTTATTGGAAATTTacctttttatataacatcacaaatattattttgtttattagatttttataaatatatagaacaAGCTGTTGTAACTATACAATATGAAGTAGGACAACGCATTGTAGCAAAAccaaatgataaaaattattctatcttaagtatattatttagttTATATACTCatccatatttattatttaaaattccAAGCACTGCATTTTATCCTGTTCCAAAAGTTGAAGCAGCTgttatgaaaattatttttaaagaacataatattaattgtaatctattatttttaaaacaagtATTAAAATATGCTTTTCAACAAAgaaggaaaaaattaaaatcaaGTCTAAAGAGATTATTagatatgtataatattcaaaatgtACCACCAGAATTTGCTGATTTACGTCCACAACAATTATATCCTGAACAGTTTGTCGAACTTACtaacattttatttcccTTGCAGGATTACCCCTTTGATCCAAACATTCAGACAAAGGTCTggagaaaagaaaaacacGGTGAATAG
- a CDS encoding rRNA-processing protein, putative, translating to MGSIKKSFNILETVSAEPISVLDYVNDTIRNKREEKQTKKNSLSEWGYMKKPEKTDELKLQWKLIQHENLFTKNEYNKIKKDEKMPDFFQVATLINGDDKIKVGGGKESQSLHTSNRRPKKCLSTLQLFEKNTEMKQWCIKKYTKLQTEKNIGGKSFIRKQRRELMKLKRS from the coding sequence ATGGGAAGTATAAAGAAaagttttaatattttagaaACGGTTAGCGCAGAACCTATATCTGTTCTTGATTATGTAAATGATACTATAAGGAATAAGAGAGAAGAAAAacagacaaaaaaaaattcattaaGTGAATGGggatatatgaaaaaaccTGAAAAAACAGATGAACTAAAATTACAATGGAAATTAATTCAAcatgaaaatttatttacaaaaaatgaatataataaaataaaaaaagatgaaaaaatgcctgatttttttcaagtagctacattaataaatggggatgacaaaataaaagttgGAGGGGGAAAAGAATCTCAATCATTACATACATCAAATAGAAGaccaaaaaaatgtttatctactttacaattatttgaaaaaaatactgaAATGAAACAATggtgtattaaaaaatataccaaGTTACAgacagaaaaaaatatcggAGGAAAATCTTTTATTCGAAAGCAGAGAAGAGAACTGATGAAACTCAAAAGGTCATAA